The nucleotide sequence AATCTCCAGAATACCATTCACAAGCGTCCGGATAGGGTCATTTATTGAACGGGGTAATTTAATCAGCAAAACTATACCGATTACAATACAGGCAACACCAAAAACTGAGATCCAAATCAAAGCCCGATGCAGAGCAGGATAAGCAGCCGGACTTTCTGGATCTGTTGCAGTAAGCACCTGCAAATTAATTATAGATAGAACCACCAGCATCACTATCATTGCCACCAGAAGGCCTATCCCGAAAAAGAGCTTGTTCTTAATATTCATGATATAATAATTAAATCAATATTTAAACGAGACAATTCATTCATAAATAATCTATACTCAAACAAAGCATGAAAGAGGGAAAAAAAGCCTAAAGATGGTTTTCCAACACATACCGTGCTGATAAGGTTTTTTTCGCAAACGTTAATGATCCCTCTGGAAACATGGTCTGCCTGAATCTGTATAACTTCTCCTCCCAGTTCGGTTGCTAATTTAAAATGGTTGGACAAATAACGTTGATTGGCCAAAGGAATCCTATCGGGATGCTCTCTTGGAGTTTGCACGTATAATACGGCAAACGATGCATTGTAACGAGTAGCAAGCCTTGCAACCTTATGAATAAGTTTGCGAGGCGTCTTTTCGTGACTACTGATACATGCCAGAAATTTTTCATGACGAATGCCGCTATTTACCGGAACCGAACTCTCCACTTTCTTCTCCACACGAAGGGCTACTTCCTTTAAAGCAAGCTCTCGTAATTGCAAAATCGTTTCTGGACGGAAAAAATTGGCTAAAGCATGTTGAATTTTATCTTGTTTATAAATCTTACCACCCTTCAGTCTGGTAAGCAATTCATCCGCTGTAAGATCTATATTTACCACTTCGTCAGCCTCAGCCAATATGCTATCCGGGACTCTTTCTTTAATTTCAAATCCGGCAATATCACGCACGATTTCACTAATTCCTTCAAGGTGCTGAATATTCACCGCGGTGATAACACTTATACCAGCTTCCAAAATATCCAGAACATCTTGCCAACGCTTAGCATGAATACTTCCATCGACATTGGTATGTGCCAATTCATCAACGATAACCACCTCCGGATGAATACTAAGGATAGTCTGTAAATCCATTTCGTCAAGTTCCTTCCCCTTGTAAAATAGTTTTTTTCTGGGAACTAAAGGCAGTCCTGCAATCAAAGCTTCAGTTTCCGGACGTCCATGTGATTCTATAAACCCAATTTGCACGTTGATGCCATTACGAATTAACTCGTGAGCTTCCTGCAGCATCCGATACGACTTTCCTACTCCGGCAATCATTCCGATATAAATCTTAAGGTTTCCTCTACGGGACCTCCTCAACAAATTTACAAATCGTTCTATGTTCTGCTCTCTATCCATTAATGATTTATTGCGAATACACTTTCAGGGACGAATATACAAATCTTTCGTACGTTACTTATTTTTCCCCAAGGTTATTCTGTTATTTCTTCCAATGCTACATTTAATTTAAGCACATTCACAACAGCAGGTCCGGTTACAGGATTCTCCTGTAAGCTGTCGACGATCTTTCGGATTCTCTCCGCTGGCACTTTTCGTGCGGATGCCACTCTGTTTATCTGAACATAAGCCGCATTTACAGGAATATGTGGATCAAGACCACTTCCGCTTGCTGTTACCAGCTCTGAAGGCACTTCTTTTCGGGTAAGGTATGGATGTGCTTTCAAAAATGTATCAATCCGTGCTTCCACCTTCTTCAGGTAATCTGGATTAGAAGGTCCGTAATTACTTCCACCAGAAGCATCAGCCGCATAGTTTACTGCCGAAGGGCGGCCCCAGAACATATCAGTACGGGTAAAAGACTGACCAATCTGAGCAGCGCCAACTTCACGTCCGTTTGAGGAAAGTATCTCTACCGATCCTTTTCCCGGACCACTTATCAGGGCAAATACCCACAAAACGCCAACATATCCAATGCTTAACAAAAAACAAAAAGCCACTGTTAGCTTCAACGATTTTATTAAATCTCTTTTCATTTTACCTTTCAATTAAAAGAACAGACCAACCACTATATCAATAAGTTTAATTCCCGCAAACGGAGCCAACATTCCTCCTCCTCCATAAATCAATAGATTTCTGCGCAATAATGCCGATGCTCCAATTGGTTTGTAGGTAACTCCTTTCAAAGCTAGTGGAATCAATATCGGGATAATGACCGCATTGAAAATTACTGCACTTAAAATAGCACTTTCCGGCGAATGCAATTTCATTATGTTCATAGCTTCGAGCGCAGGAATTGAAGACATGAAAAGAGCTGGTACGATGGCAAAATACTTAGCCACATCATTTGCAATACTAAAAGTAGTAAGCGTACCACGTGTCATCAATAGTTGTTTTCCAATTTCAACAATTTCTATCAGCTTAGTGGGATCATTATCCAGATCAACCATGTTGCCGGCTTCCTTGGCAGCCTGTGTTCCGCTATTCATAGCCACACCCACATTGGCTTGAGCCAGAGCCGGAGCGTCATTAGTACCGTCTCCCATCATGGCCACCAGTTTACCAGCCTCCTGTTCCTTTCGGATATACTCCATTTTATCTTCGGGTTTTGCCTCAGCAATATAATCATCCACCCCGGCTTTTTCCGCAATATATTTGGCTGTCAATGGATTATCTCCCGTTACCATTACCGTTTTCACACCCATCTTACGTAAACGCTGGAAACGCTCCTGAATTCCCGGTTTAATAATGTCCTGTAATTCTATTACGCCTATAATAAAATCATTTTCACTCACAACCAAAGGAGTACCTCCGTTTTCTGAAATTGCACGAACATACTCTTCTGCTTCGGAAGGATAGCTGTTCCCTGCAGCCTCGCACCGTTTTCGCATGATTTCAAAAGCTCCTTTTCGAATCCTCCGACCGTCAGGAAGATCAATTCCAGAACATTTTGTTTCCGCTGTAAAGCGAATCATGCGAAAAACGGTGTCGGCATGCTCACGGACAAAATAACCAAGAGTATCCGCCAAGGAAACAATCGATTTTCCTTCGGGCGTTTCGTCAGACAAAGAGGCTAGCAGACAAGTCTTGATAAATTCTGATTTATCTACACCATCAAGGGCATAAAAACGAGTTGCCTTACGATTCCCGATTGTAATAGTCCCGGTTTTATCCAACAACAAAGTATCTACATCTCCTGCAGTTTCGACAGCTTTACCTGATTTTGTAATTACGTTGGCACGCAACGCTCTGTCCATACCGGCAATACCAATAGCAGAAAGCAAGCCTCCGATTGTAGTCGGAATAAGACAGACAAACAAGGCAATAAAAGCCGCCACCGGAATTGGGGTATGAGCAAAGTCGGCTATAGGTTTCAATGTAGAACAAACAATAACGAATACCAATGTGAATCCAGACAAAAGAATAGTCAACGCAATCTCGTTTGGTGTTTTCTTACGGGAAGCTCCTTCAACCAACGCAATCATTTTATCCAGAAAACTCTCACCTGGTTGTGTTGTGACCCGAACTTTTATTTGATCTGATAATACTTTCGTACCACCCGTAACTGAGCTTTTGTCGCCGCCGGCCTCCCTTATCACAGGGGCACTCTCTCCCGTAATAGCACTCTCGTCGATCGATGCCAATCCTTCAACGATTTCGCCATCGGCAGGAATCATATCTCCTGCATCACAAATAAAGATGTCGCCCATCTGTAATTGCGAACTGCTAACAAGACTTTCCACATCCCCCTTCAATACTCTTGCCGGAGTCTCTTCCCTGGTTTTTCTTAAACTATTTGCTTGCGCTTTACCTCTCGCTTCGGCAATTGCTTCGGCAAAATTTGCAAACAAGAGTGTAAAAAACAACACAATAAACACAAGCAGATTATATACAGAAGAATTCTGATTTGCTGATCCGTTTATAAAAGACCAAAGCATAACTAAAAACATGATGAATGTGGCAATCTCCACAATAAACATCACGGGATTCCAGAACATGGTGCGGGGGTCTAGCTTAATAACCGACTGTTTTAAACTATCTACAACAAGCTTCCGCGGAA is from uncultured Macellibacteroides sp. and encodes:
- a CDS encoding sensor protein KdpD, whose product is MDREQNIERFVNLLRRSRRGNLKIYIGMIAGVGKSYRMLQEAHELIRNGINVQIGFIESHGRPETEALIAGLPLVPRKKLFYKGKELDEMDLQTILSIHPEVVIVDELAHTNVDGSIHAKRWQDVLDILEAGISVITAVNIQHLEGISEIVRDIAGFEIKERVPDSILAEADEVVNIDLTADELLTRLKGGKIYKQDKIQHALANFFRPETILQLRELALKEVALRVEKKVESSVPVNSGIRHEKFLACISSHEKTPRKLIHKVARLATRYNASFAVLYVQTPREHPDRIPLANQRYLSNHFKLATELGGEVIQIQADHVSRGIINVCEKNLISTVCVGKPSLGFFSLFHALFEYRLFMNELSRLNIDLIIIS
- a CDS encoding potassium-transporting ATPase subunit C; its protein translation is MKRDLIKSLKLTVAFCFLLSIGYVGVLWVFALISGPGKGSVEILSSNGREVGAAQIGQSFTRTDMFWGRPSAVNYAADASGGSNYGPSNPDYLKKVEARIDTFLKAHPYLTRKEVPSELVTASGSGLDPHIPVNAAYVQINRVASARKVPAERIRKIVDSLQENPVTGPAVVNVLKLNVALEEITE
- the kdpB gene encoding potassium-transporting ATPase subunit KdpB, producing the protein MKENNSASLFPRKLVVDSLKQSVIKLDPRTMFWNPVMFIVEIATFIMFLVMLWSFINGSANQNSSVYNLLVFIVLFFTLLFANFAEAIAEARGKAQANSLRKTREETPARVLKGDVESLVSSSQLQMGDIFICDAGDMIPADGEIVEGLASIDESAITGESAPVIREAGGDKSSVTGGTKVLSDQIKVRVTTQPGESFLDKMIALVEGASRKKTPNEIALTILLSGFTLVFVIVCSTLKPIADFAHTPIPVAAFIALFVCLIPTTIGGLLSAIGIAGMDRALRANVITKSGKAVETAGDVDTLLLDKTGTITIGNRKATRFYALDGVDKSEFIKTCLLASLSDETPEGKSIVSLADTLGYFVREHADTVFRMIRFTAETKCSGIDLPDGRRIRKGAFEIMRKRCEAAGNSYPSEAEEYVRAISENGGTPLVVSENDFIIGVIELQDIIKPGIQERFQRLRKMGVKTVMVTGDNPLTAKYIAEKAGVDDYIAEAKPEDKMEYIRKEQEAGKLVAMMGDGTNDAPALAQANVGVAMNSGTQAAKEAGNMVDLDNDPTKLIEIVEIGKQLLMTRGTLTTFSIANDVAKYFAIVPALFMSSIPALEAMNIMKLHSPESAILSAVIFNAVIIPILIPLALKGVTYKPIGASALLRRNLLIYGGGGMLAPFAGIKLIDIVVGLFF